Genomic DNA from Thermotoga petrophila RKU-1:
GTCTTCTGAAGGTTCAAAATTTGACGAAGGAATTCCCTCTTGGTTTCTTCGGTAAGGAAAGACTCAAAGCGGTTGATGACGTTTCTTTTGAAATAGAGCGATCCAGGATCGTATCTCTCATAGGAGAGAGTGGAAGCGGAAAGACCACCGTGGGTAAGCTCATCCTGAAACTCATAAGACCTTCATCTGGTCAGATACTGTTCAACGGAAGAGACATAACTCAAATAAAAGGAAGAGAACTCAGAGAATACTACAGAAAAGTACAGGGAGTCTTTCAGGATCCGTTCTCATCTTTCAACCCCATATACAAAATAGACAGGGTTCTGGACATGGTGTTTGAGGAATTCTTCCCGGGCACCCCCGCTTCTGAAAGAAGAACCAAGATGGAAGAAGTGATCGCTTCGGTTGGAATGAACCCACGTGAAATCTTAGGAAAATACCCGCATCAGCTCAGTGGAGGACAGCTTCAGAGAATACTCATCGCGAGAACGCTCCTTCTCAACGTGGAACTTCTGATAGCCGATGAGATCATCAGCATGCTCGACGCTTCAACGAGGGTGGACATATTGAATCTTCTCGGTGATCTGCGTGAGAGAGGAATGTCCGTTATCTTTATCACACACGACCTTTCACTTGGATATTACATCAGCGACGAGACTTTCATCATGTACAGGGGTAACATAGTGGAGATGGGAGACACCGAGAAGGTTTTTCACAACCCGATTCATCCTTATACTAAGATGCTCCTCGAATCCGTTCCGGAGATAGACAGAAAGTGGGATCTCAGCAAGAGATTCATCCTGGAACTCGTCTCTTCGTCTAACGCACCGTGCAAGTACTACGACAGGTGTCCTATAAGGGATGAAAGGTGTCTTGTTCAAAAGCCGGAGATGGTAGAGGTAGAGAAGAACCATAAAGTACTCTGTCTGAAGGCAGGGGATTGAAGTGCCCTCTATCAAAGATGTAGCAAGGCTCGCTGGTGTTTCTATAGCAACTGTTTCGCGCGTGATAAATGGTTATGATAACGTCTCGGAAGAGACGAGAAAGAGAGTAATCGACGCCATCAGAAAGCTCAACTATCACCCTGTGTACGCTGTGAAGGGGGCTGTTTTAAAGAGAACTATAGGAGTTCTCGTCCCCAACTTTGGGGGCTTTCACTACAACGAGATATTGACGGGCATAGAAAAAGAAGCGATAAAGAGAGACTTCACCCTCATGATTTCAACAACACTTCACAGGACCTCTGTGGAGCTGGAAAGACTGGAGGTTTTCTTTGCGAAAAGAGTGGATGGTATCATAGTCTGCTCGTCGAAGAAGGACGAGGAACAACTCGAAAGATTGATAAAGAGTGCCATTCCAGTTGTTGTGGTGGACAGGGAAGAACCGGAGATCAGGCTCGACAACGTTGGCATCGACAACTACGCCGCTGGAAGGATGTGTGCGAAGTACCTTCTGGAAAAGGGGCACAGAAAGGTTCTCCTTTTGAAGGGTAGAAAAGACATTTATTCTTTTTCCGACAGAGAAAGAGGTTTCATAGATTACAGCACAAGACACGGAATAGATGTGAAAGTCACACCATGCGGTTATTTCGCTGAACACGGCTACCACGCGGTGGAAAGGTACCTGAAAAAACACGGCAGGGATTTCACTGCGATCTTTGCAATAAACGATCTTTCGGCCTTCGGTGCGCTCAAAGCACTTCACGATCTTGGTGTATCTGTTCCAGATGAAGTTTCTGTCATGGGATTCGACGACGATCCCATATCGAGCTATACCATTCCTCCACTCACCACGGTGAGACAACCGAGGGAAGAGATGGGAAGAGTGGCCTTTGAGATTCTTTACGAGAGACTTTCCGGGAAGAAAGGGGTTGCGAGAAGAGTCGTTCTACCTGTTGAGATCATCGAAAGAGAATCCGTGAAACAACTATAAAAGCCCCTCCGAAGAGGGGCTTTTTCATCTTTCCTTTCTCAGGTACATGTCTATTCATTTTGCTGCGGTATATCCATCTGCAATACCGGGAATGATATCCGGACCGTGGACGATGTCTCCTTCTGTGAACAACCATTCCACAGGGATCTGGTTGTACTCGTTTGTTTTGATCCTTCCCCTGACGAATTCGAATTTGCTCCGTATTTCTTCGGGCGAGTAAGAATAATCCGGTCTTCCTTCGGATTTATAGCGTCCCTCTTTTCAAGATCCTCTTCATTATGTAAATCAAACACAGAAATATTCATTTTTTTGCTGTAAAAGTCGATCTCAAGAAATTATTTGGAAATAACATCGAAAATCTCCTCGGGATATCGTTTGACATCGCGGTAACTTTCACGGTAACGTTTACGTATGGTAATATCTATCTGGATGGTATTGGAACACTCGATATCTAAGGAGGTGAAGGTGGTATGAAAAAATTTCTGGTGATCGCTTTGCTTGTCGTTTCCCTCGTTGTCCTCGCTCAGCCGAAACTCACCATCTGGTGCTCTGAGAAGCAGGTCGATATCCTTCAAAAACTCGGAGAGGAGTTCAAGGCAAAGTACGGCGTAGAGGTTGAAGTGCAGTACGTGAACTTCCAAGACATCAAGTCCAAGTTCCTCATAGCAGCTCCTGAAGGACAGGGTGCGGATATCATCGTTGGAGCACACGACTGGGTAGGCGAACTCGCAGTCAACGGTTTGATCGAACCCATTCCGAACTTCAGTGATCTGAAGAACTTCTATGAAACTGCCCTCAACGCGTTCTCTTACGGTGGAAAACTCTACGGTATTCCCTACGCCATGGAAGCAATAGCACTCATCTACAACAAGGACTACGTTCCTGAACCCCCAAAGACCATGGACGAACTCATAGAGACAGCAAAACAGATCGATGAAGAATTTGGAGGAGAAGTGAGAGGTTTCATCACCTCAGCGGCCGAGTTTTACTACATTGCTCCTTTCATTTTCGGATACGGTGGATACGTATTCAAACAGACAGAAAAAGGACTGGACGTCAACGATATCGGACTGGCCAACGAAGGAGCCATCAAGGGTGTGAAACTCCTCAAAAGATTGGTTGATGAGGGAATACTGGATCCCAGTGACAATTATCAGATCATGGATTCCATGTTCAGGGAAGGCCAGGCGGCGATGATCATCAACGGACCGTGGGCCATTAAGGCGTACAAGGATGCAGGAATAGACTATGGTGTAGCCCCAATCCCCGATCTGGAACCTGGCGTTCCTGCAAGACCTTTCGTTGGGGTCCAGGGCTTCATGGTGAACGCAAAATCCCCAAACAAACTCCTTGCCATCGAATTCCTGACCAGTTTCATTGCAAAAAAGGAAACGATGTACAGAATCTACCTTGGAGATCCAAGACTTCCCTCCAGAAAGGACGTGCTCGAACTTGTGAAAGATAACCCAGACGTAGTTGGCTTCACACTGAGCGCAGCCAACGGTATTCCAATGCCCAACGTTCCACAGATGGCCGCTGTCTGGGCCGCTATGAACGATGCGCTCAATCTCGTTGTGAACGGAAAAGCAACGGTCGAAGAAGCGCTCAAAAACGCCGTTGAAAGAATCAAAGCTCAGATTCAGTAACATAAAATTTTACGGGGCTGGGTTTCCAGCCCCTTCCATACGTTCAGGGAGGGAAAACAGTGAAAAACATCGTTAAATTGTTTCTCTGGTTTCTTCTTGCCATTTTGAACATCGCTCTCTTCTGGGCAGGTGTTTTTCTTTTCCAGAACGAGTATTACGAACTTTCGATAGTGCTTTTCTCTCTGTTAGTTCTAATAGATTTCTTCATCATCAACCCAAAGGGATATCCTTACAGATACACCATACCTGCTCTTGTTCTGCTTTTTGTTCTTGTACTCTATCCGATATACTTCACCTTCAAAGTGGCATTCACCAATTATGGAACGGGCCACTTCATGTCGAGACAGGAAGCTATAGAGAGACTTCTCTATGACCCAAATTTTTCCTATGTGGTAGATTCGACTCCTGTTTCATATAAGGTGTTCGTGGTGTACGACGGCCTCTCTCCCACTGATGACTTCCTAATACTTTTCAAAACGGGAGATACCATTTTCCTTGGTGAAAGACCGAAACCAGTTGTCGCACGAGGTCAGGAGGTTCTCCTGAGTCAGTTCAATCTGGTTCCGATCACGGGTGAAACGATCTCACTGAACAGCGACACCTTCAGGATTGTTCCATGGCCTGCGGATCTCTCGGAGATCAATCTTGTAGTACGTGGTGAGAAGACCTACAAGAGCTTCTACTCACCCGATGACGAGATTCTGAGGTTGAATGCACCTTACTTCAAGAGCAGAATAGCTCAGGGTTATCTGGTGAACGCAGAATACGTGCTTCCCGATGGAAAAAAATTGGCCCTGAGAATTGCTCCGGATGGAGAATGGAGATTCATGTACGTGGAGAGGCTCTACAGACTGGCTTACAAAGAAATATACGACGGTGTGAAAATGAAGATAAAAACCACAGTAGTGAACAATCTCACGGGAAGAGAAGTGGTAGAACGTGAAGGTGCTTTCTACGATGTGGACGAAAATGGGAACGAGACGTTCCTTGTTGGATTCATAGATTTTGTGGGATGGAAAAACTTCCTGAGGATCGTTAAAGATCCAAAGGTTTCCGGTCCTTTCTTCAGAATATTTCTCTGGACTTTCGTGTGGGCTGTTCTCAGCGTGGTCCTTTCCCTCGCTGTGGGACTTCCGTTTGCGCTTGTTTTGAACAACCCAAGACTCAAGGGAAGAAACCTCTACAGGACGCTTCTGATCATTCCCTGGGCCATTCCAGTTTTCATTTCGGCTCTGGTCTGGCGCAATGGACTTCTGAACGAGTCTTACGGTGTGATCAACAAGTTCCTTTTACCTCTTTTTGGCCTCGAACCAATAAAATGGTTCAACGATCCCTTCTGGGCACGTGTGGGAGTCCTTCTCGTCAACGTCTGGCTCACGTTTCCGTACATGATGACGATCTCACTCGGTGCCCTTCAGAGCATTCCACCAGAGCTCTACGAGGTAGCGGCAATAGACGGTGCAGGAAGATTCAGGAGATTCGTACACATCACCTTCCCACTCCTTATGACCATCATTGCACCACTCCTCGTGAGCAGTTTCGCCTTCAGTTTCAACAACTTCACAATCATATACCTGATCACGGGTGGTGGGCCTCCAATTCCTAACTCGACCACTCCAACAGGATACACAGATATTTTGATCTCTTACGTCTACAAACTGGCGTTTGAAGGTGGTCAGGGACAGGACTTCGGTTTTGCCAGTGCCATTTCAATACTCATCTTCTTCCTAGTCGGAGGAATCAGCTTCGTAAACTTCAAGCTGTCTGGTGCATTCGAAGAGGTGAGCAGATAATGGTGCAGAGAAGAGGGAATATCTTTACACACATCTTTCTCATTTTCATAATTGCGGTGATTCTGTTTCCCGTTGTCTGGGTAGTAACAACGTCTCTCAGAAGAGATGAAGCGGCCTTTTCCTCGAAACTGTTCACGTCACGACTGACTCTGCAACACTACAGGGATCTTGTGGCACCCGAAAAGAATCTTCCTTTTCTCGTGCAGGATCTCCAGGCAATGATTTCAAAGGTAAAACCTTACGATACCTGGTCTGAGGAAGAACTCAAGGACGCTGTAGGGAGTTCTATCGAAAAAGTGAAATCCTATCTGTCAGAGACGGAGGCTAGGTTGAACGACGCTGTGAATTCCTTTGAAAGAGTTGATGCTTTTTTGAACGATCACTCCGAAGAGATAAAAAACAGAACGATCGAGGAAATGAGGGAACTTCTTTCATCCATCCAGATACCGGATCTGAGTGATTCGGAGGAAAACAGAGCGGCTCTTTATCTCGTTCTTTCAAAGGAAAGATACAATTCAACAGCTCACAAGGCGTTGAAAGAGTTACTGGAAAGGTTCACGGGTGTTGACACCGGTACAAGAGACGGATACGAAAAAGCGATAGAGAGTCTGAAAGAAAGCTACGAAAAATTGGCTGATGGATACGATGGACTCATTGAAGAAACTCAAAGAGAACTGAATGCTGTGAAAGAGGAGATGTCTTCTCTCAGACAACAGTACAGTGATCTCCAGGATGATGTAATGGAGGCCAATCTCGTGATCGAAAAAGACATAATACCGGAGCTGGAAAGAATAAAGATCTCACTTTCAGAACTCAACAATCTCAGGGAACAAATAAGACAAACTACGTTGAGAAGTCCATTTCCTGTGGATGATGAAGAATTCTCCCGAAACATCTCAGAAACCGTTCAGATGCTGAATGAAATCCTCGATGAGATGAGCACCTTCGCTGAATACGATTCGTTGAAAGATTTACTTGTGGAATTGAAAAAAGAGCTTACAAAACTCTCCGAAGGAAACGAAGATTTGAGAGACCGTCTTCTTTTCTCCGATCTTGTGAAAATCTACGAAGAGTTGCATCCAAGGCTCATCAGAATTCTGAAGGAAGCAGTCGAAACTATTGCCAGTATAAAAGACAGAATAACAGTTCTGAGCGTTCTCAATGAACGTCTAAAGGATCTTGAAATCCTGGAAAAGGATCTAACTGCGAAAATTTCTGAGTATCAGCAGAAAATTTCTGAGGTTCAGCAGAAACTGTTGGAGCCTCAGAGAACGCTGAACCTTATCGTTTTCAGATACAATCTTGAAACAACGATCTCTTCACTTGAAAGAGTTAAAACTTTCAAAAAAACTGATCTCCTCAGATACTCTTCTGCTCTGAAGACTCTTCGAGATTTCATGAATTCTTACTGGGAAAAAGACGAACTCTACAGCAGGATATCCAGAGTGGTAAAGGAGATGCGATGGATAGAAGAGTACAGAGATTTTGCGAGCAAATTCGACGTCTTCCCGGAGAATTTGAAGACAGTACTGAAAGAAATGCACAACTCACTGAGCGACCTCGAAAGATCTTACGGTGATCTCGTATCTCTTTCATCTCAGGGAGTGTACGTGTCTTCAAGTGTTCTGAGCAGAATGTATGACATTGTGAAGATGGATTTCGTCAACAAAGTCAGGGCGAACATGTCAGTTGCATCGAGGCGGGCCGGTAACCTGATTGACCTTGTACCATTCTCCGAAGTTAAGAAAGACCTGAGAAATATAGACAGAGAGCTTTTCAGAATAGACCAGATCTGGAAACAGAAAACGAAACACTATTTCTGGCTGTGGGTTCTCAACTCCGTGATCGTATCCCTGATAGTGGCATTCATAACAACGACCGTGTGTGCTATAGCGGCTTATCCATTCAGTAGAATGAGGTTCTTTGGAAGGCGTTACGGAATCATGGCACTCCTTCTGATACAGATGTTCCCGGGTGTGATCTTCATGATTGCCATATACGACCTTCTGAACTTCATGGGAAAGTACATTCCATTCATAGGAATTGACACTCTAGGTGGTTTGATCTTCGCATATCTCACCAACATCGCTTACAACATGTACTTGATAAAAGGTTTCTACGACACAATTCCCACCTCGCTTGAGGAGGCAGCCATCGTCGATGGAGCAACGCGTTTCCAGAGTTTCTACAGGATCATAATTCCACTTGCAAGACCAATTCTCACGGTGGTGTTCCTGCTGGTCTTCATTGGAACGTTCAACGAATACGTTGTTGCGAGGATAATCCTTCAAAATGTGAGGCACTACACGTACGCTCTTGGTCTTCAAGCGTTCGCCACGGGTCCATATGAAACGGAATGGGGACTTTTCACAGCGGCAGCCCTTCTTGGAATGACACCGATGGTGATTCTGTTCCTCTCACTCCAGAGGTATCTCGTGAGTGGTCTTACAAGGGGTGCAGTTAAAGAATGAAGGAGGTTGGTTTGATGAGAGGGGTGCTTTTCGTGCTGATGATTTCTTCCATGGCCTTTGGTTTGATAGTCAACCCGGTGAAAAACCTGTGCGAGGATTTCATCTTTGGAATGGATGTTTCTATGCTCTACGAGATCGAGCAACTGGGTGGGAAATATTTCGAGAATGGTGTGGAAAAAGATTGTCTTGAAATACTGAAGAATCATGGAATAAACTGGATCAGGTTGAGGGTGTGGAATGATCCGAGAGACGAGAATGGAAATCCTCTCGGAGGAGGAAACTGCGATTACCTGAAGATGACAGAAATCGCTAAAAGGGCAAAGAAACTCGGAATGAAAGTGCTTCTTGACTTCCATTACAGCGACTGGTGGGCGGATCCTGGAAAGCAGAACAAACCAAAAGAGTGGGAATATCTTCATGGAGAACTTCTGGAGAGGGCGGTTTACTCCTACACGAAACTTGTACTGAACCACATGCGAAGAAACGGGGCACTACCAGATATGGTCCAGGTGGGGAATGAGGTGAACAACGGTTTTCTCTGGCCTGACGGCAAGATTTCTGGAGAAGGTGCAGGTGGTTTCGACGGATTCA
This window encodes:
- a CDS encoding ABC transporter ATP-binding protein, which produces MSLLKVQNLTKEFPLGFFGKERLKAVDDVSFEIERSRIVSLIGESGSGKTTVGKLILKLIRPSSGQILFNGRDITQIKGRELREYYRKVQGVFQDPFSSFNPIYKIDRVLDMVFEEFFPGTPASERRTKMEEVIASVGMNPREILGKYPHQLSGGQLQRILIARTLLLNVELLIADEIISMLDASTRVDILNLLGDLRERGMSVIFITHDLSLGYYISDETFIMYRGNIVEMGDTEKVFHNPIHPYTKMLLESVPEIDRKWDLSKRFILELVSSSNAPCKYYDRCPIRDERCLVQKPEMVEVEKNHKVLCLKAGD
- a CDS encoding LacI family DNA-binding transcriptional regulator, producing the protein MPSIKDVARLAGVSIATVSRVINGYDNVSEETRKRVIDAIRKLNYHPVYAVKGAVLKRTIGVLVPNFGGFHYNEILTGIEKEAIKRDFTLMISTTLHRTSVELERLEVFFAKRVDGIIVCSSKKDEEQLERLIKSAIPVVVVDREEPEIRLDNVGIDNYAAGRMCAKYLLEKGHRKVLLLKGRKDIYSFSDRERGFIDYSTRHGIDVKVTPCGYFAEHGYHAVERYLKKHGRDFTAIFAINDLSAFGALKALHDLGVSVPDEVSVMGFDDDPISSYTIPPLTTVRQPREEMGRVAFEILYERLSGKKGVARRVVLPVEIIERESVKQL
- the malE gene encoding maltose/maltodextrin ABC transporter substrate-binding protein MalE; its protein translation is MKKFLVIALLVVSLVVLAQPKLTIWCSEKQVDILQKLGEEFKAKYGVEVEVQYVNFQDIKSKFLIAAPEGQGADIIVGAHDWVGELAVNGLIEPIPNFSDLKNFYETALNAFSYGGKLYGIPYAMEAIALIYNKDYVPEPPKTMDELIETAKQIDEEFGGEVRGFITSAAEFYYIAPFIFGYGGYVFKQTEKGLDVNDIGLANEGAIKGVKLLKRLVDEGILDPSDNYQIMDSMFREGQAAMIINGPWAIKAYKDAGIDYGVAPIPDLEPGVPARPFVGVQGFMVNAKSPNKLLAIEFLTSFIAKKETMYRIYLGDPRLPSRKDVLELVKDNPDVVGFTLSAANGIPMPNVPQMAAVWAAMNDALNLVVNGKATVEEALKNAVERIKAQIQ
- a CDS encoding DUF4896 domain-containing protein — its product is MKNIVKLFLWFLLAILNIALFWAGVFLFQNEYYELSIVLFSLLVLIDFFIINPKGYPYRYTIPALVLLFVLVLYPIYFTFKVAFTNYGTGHFMSRQEAIERLLYDPNFSYVVDSTPVSYKVFVVYDGLSPTDDFLILFKTGDTIFLGERPKPVVARGQEVLLSQFNLVPITGETISLNSDTFRIVPWPADLSEINLVVRGEKTYKSFYSPDDEILRLNAPYFKSRIAQGYLVNAEYVLPDGKKLALRIAPDGEWRFMYVERLYRLAYKEIYDGVKMKIKTTVVNNLTGREVVEREGAFYDVDENGNETFLVGFIDFVGWKNFLRIVKDPKVSGPFFRIFLWTFVWAVLSVVLSLAVGLPFALVLNNPRLKGRNLYRTLLIIPWAIPVFISALVWRNGLLNESYGVINKFLLPLFGLEPIKWFNDPFWARVGVLLVNVWLTFPYMMTISLGALQSIPPELYEVAAIDGAGRFRRFVHITFPLLMTIIAPLLVSSFAFSFNNFTIIYLITGGGPPIPNSTTPTGYTDILISYVYKLAFEGGQGQDFGFASAISILIFFLVGGISFVNFKLSGAFEEVSR
- a CDS encoding ABC transporter permease subunit — translated: MVQRRGNIFTHIFLIFIIAVILFPVVWVVTTSLRRDEAAFSSKLFTSRLTLQHYRDLVAPEKNLPFLVQDLQAMISKVKPYDTWSEEELKDAVGSSIEKVKSYLSETEARLNDAVNSFERVDAFLNDHSEEIKNRTIEEMRELLSSIQIPDLSDSEENRAALYLVLSKERYNSTAHKALKELLERFTGVDTGTRDGYEKAIESLKESYEKLADGYDGLIEETQRELNAVKEEMSSLRQQYSDLQDDVMEANLVIEKDIIPELERIKISLSELNNLREQIRQTTLRSPFPVDDEEFSRNISETVQMLNEILDEMSTFAEYDSLKDLLVELKKELTKLSEGNEDLRDRLLFSDLVKIYEELHPRLIRILKEAVETIASIKDRITVLSVLNERLKDLEILEKDLTAKISEYQQKISEVQQKLLEPQRTLNLIVFRYNLETTISSLERVKTFKKTDLLRYSSALKTLRDFMNSYWEKDELYSRISRVVKEMRWIEEYRDFASKFDVFPENLKTVLKEMHNSLSDLERSYGDLVSLSSQGVYVSSSVLSRMYDIVKMDFVNKVRANMSVASRRAGNLIDLVPFSEVKKDLRNIDRELFRIDQIWKQKTKHYFWLWVLNSVIVSLIVAFITTTVCAIAAYPFSRMRFFGRRYGIMALLLIQMFPGVIFMIAIYDLLNFMGKYIPFIGIDTLGGLIFAYLTNIAYNMYLIKGFYDTIPTSLEEAAIVDGATRFQSFYRIIIPLARPILTVVFLLVFIGTFNEYVVARIILQNVRHYTYALGLQAFATGPYETEWGLFTAAALLGMTPMVILFLSLQRYLVSGLTRGAVKE